The following proteins come from a genomic window of Gammaproteobacteria bacterium:
- the bamB gene encoding outer membrane protein assembly factor BamB translates to MKKTLVLLVLAAGSLAVGGCGIFGGDEESEARAPRELMEFSEQFRIRRVWSARVGDGGDELRLALRLDGDGARIYAANVDGVVHAFDAANGRQRWRRDTDLSLSAGPVVGDGVVAVGSSGGWVVVLDADSGIEEWRAYVSGEVLAAPAIGGGRLFVRTVHGFLYAFSLATGQELWSVSQSVPRLSLRGTSAPIVQAQMVICGFDNGRLTAYQQSDGAKTWDVPLAAPAGRNELERLVDLNGDVQVVGNDVYVAGYNGLLTSVAAESGELLWSREFSGYNGLVVDANNVYSVSEDGQISAHARTGGTPLWSSDSLGYRDLSRPALYAAHVMVGDLEGYLHGFNVFTGRLEARARAGNSRIGSQPLVMGDRLFALTVSGELTAWRSAVAAGS, encoded by the coding sequence GTGAAGAAGACCCTTGTCCTGCTGGTCCTTGCCGCGGGTTCGCTGGCGGTTGGTGGTTGCGGAATATTCGGCGGCGACGAGGAGAGCGAGGCGCGCGCACCCCGCGAACTCATGGAGTTCAGTGAACAGTTCCGGATTCGGCGAGTCTGGTCCGCCAGGGTCGGCGACGGCGGCGACGAGTTACGCTTGGCATTGCGGCTGGACGGCGACGGCGCCAGGATCTACGCGGCCAACGTGGACGGCGTGGTCCATGCCTTCGACGCCGCTAACGGCAGGCAGCGCTGGCGGCGCGACACGGACCTCAGCCTCTCCGCCGGCCCCGTTGTCGGAGATGGCGTAGTCGCCGTGGGTTCCTCCGGCGGATGGGTCGTCGTGCTCGATGCGGACAGCGGCATCGAGGAATGGCGCGCCTACGTAAGCGGCGAAGTGCTGGCGGCGCCGGCCATTGGCGGAGGCCGACTGTTCGTGCGTACGGTGCACGGTTTTCTGTACGCGTTCAGCCTGGCCACCGGCCAGGAACTCTGGTCGGTTTCGCAAAGCGTGCCCCGGCTCAGCCTGCGGGGAACTTCCGCGCCGATAGTGCAGGCGCAGATGGTGATCTGCGGTTTCGACAACGGACGGCTGACCGCCTATCAGCAGTCCGACGGCGCCAAGACATGGGACGTGCCGCTCGCCGCGCCGGCGGGCCGCAACGAGCTGGAACGCCTGGTGGACCTCAACGGCGACGTGCAGGTGGTGGGCAACGATGTTTACGTCGCAGGCTACAACGGTCTGCTGACCTCGGTGGCGGCGGAGTCGGGGGAATTGCTCTGGTCGCGTGAATTTTCCGGCTACAACGGCCTGGTGGTGGACGCGAACAATGTCTATTCGGTCAGCGAAGACGGGCAGATAAGCGCCCACGCGCGCACAGGCGGCACCCCGCTGTGGAGTTCCGATTCGCTCGGCTATCGGGACCTGTCCCGTCCGGCGCTGTACGCCGCCCACGTGATGGTCGGTGATCTCGAGGGGTATCTGCACGGCTTCAACGTCTTCACCGGAAGGCTGGAGGCGCGCGCCCGCGCGGGGAACAGCCGCATCGGCTCGCAACCGCTGGTGATGGGCGACAGGCTGTTCGCTCTCACCGTATCCGGCGAACTGACCGCCTGGCGCTCCGCGGTAGCGGCCGGCTCGTGA
- the hisS gene encoding histidine--tRNA ligase produces the protein MPEKSIQSVRGVRDLLPEDAAVWRSAEGIVIGTLEEHGYREFRVPLLEHAELYLRSVGEDTDIVQKEMYTTQGSKGRTISLRPEATAGIVRAALEHGLHRGRHRVWCAGPMFRRERPQRGRLRQFHQFDVEAIGFAGPDIDAELIALAARVFARLGVDGIALELNSLGGPRCRAAYRERLREYFGDHMQSLDADSRGRLDRNPLRILDSRNPEMADLIGAAPEVSEFLGPESADHFAELQTLLTAIGLDFRVNPRLVRGLDYYSRTVFEFLTDRLGAQNAVCAGGRYDGLVEQLGGPPTPAIGWAMGVERVLELARLPESAEAEGAYLVLLGGSDVREAGLKLAEKLRNECPGLPVQMHCGGGGARAQMRHASRSGARYALVVGERELGAGTVGLKDLRKESEQKDVPIEELSRVLRGPVDRTIRDHG, from the coding sequence GTGCCGGAAAAATCCATTCAATCGGTTCGAGGCGTTCGCGACCTTCTTCCGGAGGACGCCGCCGTCTGGCGCAGTGCCGAGGGGATCGTCATCGGAACGCTGGAGGAGCACGGATACCGTGAATTCCGGGTTCCGCTCCTGGAACACGCCGAACTCTACCTTCGCTCGGTGGGCGAGGACACCGACATCGTGCAGAAGGAAATGTATACGACCCAGGGGAGCAAGGGCCGGACCATCAGCCTGCGTCCGGAAGCGACAGCCGGCATCGTCCGGGCCGCGCTGGAACATGGCCTGCACCGCGGCCGCCATCGCGTCTGGTGCGCGGGGCCGATGTTCCGCCGGGAGCGGCCGCAACGCGGGCGTCTCAGGCAGTTCCACCAGTTCGACGTGGAAGCCATCGGGTTTGCGGGGCCGGACATCGACGCGGAGCTCATCGCGCTGGCCGCGCGCGTCTTCGCCAGGCTGGGTGTGGACGGCATCGCGCTGGAACTCAACAGCCTGGGCGGCCCCCGCTGCCGTGCGGCGTACCGGGAGCGCCTGAGGGAATACTTCGGGGATCACATGCAGTCGCTGGACGCGGACAGCCGCGGCCGGCTGGACCGGAATCCGCTACGCATACTCGACAGCCGCAACCCGGAGATGGCCGATCTGATTGGCGCGGCTCCGGAGGTGTCCGAATTTCTCGGGCCGGAATCCGCCGATCACTTTGCCGAACTGCAAACGCTGCTGACCGCAATCGGGCTGGATTTCCGCGTCAATCCCCGCCTGGTGAGAGGCCTGGACTACTACAGCAGGACCGTGTTCGAGTTTCTGACCGACCGGCTGGGAGCGCAGAATGCGGTGTGCGCCGGGGGGCGCTATGACGGGCTGGTCGAGCAGCTTGGGGGACCGCCGACGCCCGCAATCGGATGGGCGATGGGAGTCGAACGCGTGCTTGAACTCGCGCGCCTTCCTGAATCGGCCGAAGCCGAAGGCGCATACCTGGTCCTGCTGGGCGGCAGCGACGTGCGTGAGGCCGGTCTGAAGCTGGCCGAGAAGTTGAGGAACGAGTGCCCCGGCCTGCCCGTGCAGATGCACTGCGGCGGGGGCGGCGCCCGGGCCCAGATGCGCCACGCAAGCCGTTCCGGAGCGCGCTACGCGCTGGTCGTCGGAGAGCGGGAGCTGGGCGCGGGAACTGTTGGTCTGAAGGACCTGCGCAAGGAAAGCGAACAGAAGGACGTCCCGATCGAGGAACTTTCGCGCGTGCTGCGCGGTCCCGTCGACCGTACAATTCGGGACCATGGATGA
- a CDS encoding tetratricopeptide repeat protein: MDDFLTDQQQAARVRGWVREYAPSAILAVAIGIGGYFGYTQWQVRQDRQAAEASELYEDFRAAIESDDRDSAGTLLESLVAEYEGSGYADHARLLMAKEYVDTTQPSRAEQELQAVIETTSNGDLRQLARLRLARVYLYMDRPEDGLETLDTDVYSPAWRQLTEDMRGDLHQALGQTEAARASYQAALEHSGQIDAAWIRLKLDHLAAVGADEAEAPAPDPADESTPAGEGQ; this comes from the coding sequence ATGGATGATTTTCTTACCGATCAGCAGCAAGCGGCGCGCGTGCGGGGCTGGGTGCGCGAGTACGCGCCGTCCGCGATCCTGGCCGTCGCAATAGGAATCGGCGGCTACTTCGGCTATACCCAATGGCAGGTGCGGCAGGACCGTCAGGCCGCCGAAGCTTCCGAACTCTACGAGGATTTCCGGGCCGCGATCGAGTCCGACGATCGAGATTCCGCCGGCACGCTGCTGGAAAGCCTGGTCGCGGAATACGAAGGCAGCGGCTATGCTGATCACGCCCGGCTGCTCATGGCAAAAGAGTATGTCGATACGACGCAGCCCTCCCGGGCGGAGCAGGAGTTGCAGGCCGTGATCGAAACGACTTCGAACGGCGACCTGCGGCAACTGGCGCGCCTGCGGCTGGCGCGGGTGTACCTATACATGGATCGGCCCGAAGATGGTCTGGAAACGCTGGACACGGACGTGTATTCGCCCGCCTGGCGTCAGTTGACGGAAGACATGCGCGGCGACCTGCACCAGGCGCTGGGGCAGACGGAGGCGGCGCGTGCCTCCTACCAGGCGGCGCTGGAACACAGCGGGCAGATCGATGCCGCCTGGATTCGCCTGAAGCTGGACCACCTGGCGGCGGTCGGCGCTGACGAAGCGGAGGCGCCTGCGCCGGACCCGGCGGATGAAAGTACGCCGGCCGGGGAAGGTCAGTGA
- the guaB gene encoding IMP dehydrogenase, with translation MRIIQEALTFDDVLLAPAYSEVLPREVSLATAAARGIELNIPVMSAAMDTVTESVLAIALAQEGGLGVIHKNMTPQRQAEHVAAVKKYASGVVSHPITVSPDKSVREVLEITRRNNISGLPVEDKGRLAGIVTNRDLRFETRLDRPVREVMTPEDRLVTVRENPDEDEVLSLLHKHRIEKVLVVDENFQLKGLITAKDFQKASDFPNACKDDRGALRVGAAVGAGADTEERAALLSEAGVDVLVVDTAHGHSRGVIERVEWLRANYPDMRLIAGNVISGEGAEALIKAGVDGVKAGVGPGSICTTRIVAGVGVPQITAVADVSAAAAKHDVPVIADGGVRYSGDIAKALAAGAHCAMIGSLFAGTEEAPGEVELYQGRSYKSYRGMGSLGAMSQQHGSSDRYQQDSTEQLEKLVPEGIEGRVPYKGSLVTIVQQLTGGLRAAMGYTGCASIDELRSRAQFVRITGAGMKESHVHDVAITKEAPNYRGRV, from the coding sequence ATGCGAATCATCCAGGAAGCCCTGACTTTCGATGATGTCCTTCTGGCGCCCGCCTATTCGGAGGTCCTGCCCAGGGAAGTGAGCCTGGCGACAGCGGCGGCGCGGGGCATTGAACTCAATATTCCCGTGATGTCGGCGGCAATGGACACCGTCACGGAATCGGTGCTGGCGATCGCGCTGGCGCAGGAGGGCGGGCTGGGGGTCATCCACAAGAACATGACGCCCCAACGCCAGGCGGAACACGTGGCTGCGGTCAAGAAATACGCATCGGGCGTGGTGTCTCATCCAATTACCGTGAGCCCGGACAAGAGCGTGCGCGAGGTGCTGGAAATCACGCGCCGGAACAATATTTCAGGCCTCCCTGTGGAAGACAAGGGCCGCCTGGCGGGAATCGTCACGAACCGGGACCTGCGCTTTGAAACTCGCCTGGACCGCCCGGTGCGCGAAGTCATGACGCCGGAGGACCGCCTGGTCACGGTGCGGGAAAATCCCGACGAGGATGAGGTCCTGTCGCTGCTTCACAAGCACCGCATCGAGAAGGTGCTGGTAGTGGACGAGAACTTTCAGCTCAAGGGGCTGATTACCGCCAAGGACTTCCAGAAGGCCAGCGATTTCCCGAATGCCTGCAAGGACGACCGGGGCGCCTTGCGGGTGGGTGCGGCGGTGGGCGCGGGAGCCGATACGGAGGAGCGGGCGGCGCTGCTGAGCGAAGCGGGCGTTGATGTCCTGGTCGTGGATACCGCGCACGGACACAGTCGCGGGGTCATCGAACGGGTCGAATGGCTGCGGGCCAATTACCCGGACATGCGCCTGATCGCCGGCAACGTGATCAGCGGCGAAGGCGCGGAAGCGTTGATCAAGGCCGGCGTGGACGGGGTGAAGGCCGGCGTCGGTCCGGGGTCGATCTGCACGACCCGCATCGTGGCCGGGGTGGGCGTCCCGCAGATCACGGCTGTGGCCGACGTGTCGGCGGCGGCGGCGAAGCACGATGTTCCGGTGATCGCCGACGGCGGTGTGCGTTATTCCGGCGACATTGCCAAGGCGCTGGCCGCCGGCGCCCACTGCGCGATGATCGGCAGCCTGTTCGCGGGAACGGAGGAGGCTCCGGGCGAGGTTGAGCTCTACCAGGGGCGCTCCTACAAGTCCTACCGGGGCATGGGCTCGCTGGGCGCCATGTCCCAGCAGCACGGATCGTCGGACCGCTACCAGCAGGACTCGACCGAGCAACTCGAGAAGCTGGTCCCGGAAGGCATCGAGGGCAGGGTGCCGTACAAAGGCAGCCTCGTGACCATCGTCCAGCAGTTGACCGGCGGACTGCGCGCGGCCATGGGCTACACCGGCTGCGCATCGATCGACGAACTGCGTTCCAGGGCGCAATTCGTCCGGATCACCGGGGCCGGCATGAAGGAAAGCCACGTGCACGACGTCGCCATCACCAAGGAGGCCCCCAATTACCGGGGTCGCGTGTGA
- a CDS encoding helix-turn-helix domain-containing protein produces MAETTQNPAGSYGERLQSARRAQMITVEDVAQELRLSTDAVSALEAGQIEMFGAHAHVVGHLRCYCKLLKINAEELISDYRRKYPDWDRLPAKVGLAPSRVQRWGRLKLVTWILVATALCLIAYQFWSDMVLGWFSG; encoded by the coding sequence ATGGCAGAAACGACCCAGAATCCGGCCGGTTCCTACGGCGAGCGGCTGCAATCCGCCCGCCGGGCGCAGATGATCACGGTTGAGGACGTCGCCCAGGAGCTTCGGCTGTCGACCGATGCCGTCAGTGCGCTGGAGGCGGGGCAGATCGAGATGTTCGGCGCCCATGCCCACGTCGTGGGGCATTTGCGCTGTTACTGCAAGCTGCTCAAGATCAACGCGGAAGAGCTGATCTCCGACTACCGGCGCAAGTACCCGGATTGGGACCGCCTTCCCGCAAAAGTCGGCCTGGCGCCGTCCCGGGTCCAGCGCTGGGGACGCCTGAAGCTGGTTACCTGGATCCTGGTCGCTACGGCGCTTTGCCTGATCGCCTATCAATTCTGGAGCGACATGGTGCTTGGCTGGTTCTCGGGCTGA
- the der gene encoding ribosome biogenesis GTPase Der, which produces MLPVVALTGRPNTGKSTLFNRLAGKREALVADFPGLTRDRRHCLARVAGRRVILVDTPGVGEGGDWDDALRGQFERALAESDLAVLLTDARQGLCPADEAAAGWMREAGCTVILAVNKSEGQPREISVAEFHALGIPDPFAISALRGDGVASLADAVARALPADAATPEADEGRTRIAIIGRPNVGKSTLVNRYLGEERMLVRDQAGTTRDSVPLDFEYGGEPCTLVDTAGIRRRTRVDPGPERLSVTQALQAIEQADAVIVLLDAREGATEQDLRLISLALDRGRALVIGANQWDRVPASGRARVNDGLARQLNFLDFVDLHRVSALRGWSVTKLLDSALAGVESASRDLPTGQLNALLRRAVEEHATPRRGGRRIRLNYAHQGGKRPPLIVIHGRQTEHLPASFRRYLARRVRTKFGLRGTPVRIELRTGSNPYADSSV; this is translated from the coding sequence ATGTTACCGGTCGTGGCCCTCACCGGGCGGCCCAACACAGGGAAATCCACGCTCTTCAACCGGCTTGCCGGTAAACGCGAAGCCCTGGTCGCCGATTTTCCCGGGCTGACGCGCGACCGCCGCCACTGCCTGGCCAGGGTGGCCGGCCGGCGCGTAATCCTGGTCGATACGCCGGGCGTCGGCGAGGGCGGCGATTGGGACGACGCGCTTCGCGGGCAGTTCGAACGGGCGCTGGCCGAGAGCGATCTCGCCGTCCTCCTGACTGACGCCCGCCAGGGACTCTGCCCGGCCGACGAAGCGGCCGCGGGCTGGATGCGCGAGGCTGGCTGTACCGTGATCCTTGCGGTCAACAAGAGCGAAGGGCAGCCGCGGGAAATCAGCGTCGCGGAGTTTCATGCACTGGGCATCCCCGATCCTTTTGCCATATCGGCGCTTCGCGGTGACGGGGTGGCGTCGCTTGCGGACGCGGTGGCGCGCGCTCTGCCCGCCGACGCGGCAACTCCCGAGGCGGACGAGGGACGCACCCGGATCGCGATCATCGGCCGCCCGAACGTTGGCAAATCGACCCTGGTGAACCGCTACCTGGGCGAGGAGCGCATGCTGGTGCGCGACCAGGCCGGCACCACGCGCGACAGCGTGCCGCTGGACTTCGAGTACGGCGGCGAACCCTGCACGCTGGTCGATACGGCAGGCATCCGGCGGCGCACGCGTGTCGATCCGGGTCCCGAGCGGCTGTCGGTGACGCAGGCGTTGCAGGCGATAGAGCAGGCGGACGCCGTCATCGTTCTTCTCGACGCCAGGGAAGGCGCGACGGAGCAGGACCTGAGATTGATCTCCCTGGCGCTGGACCGCGGCAGGGCGCTGGTCATCGGCGCCAATCAGTGGGACCGGGTCCCGGCTTCCGGTCGGGCCCGCGTGAACGACGGTTTGGCGCGGCAACTGAACTTCCTGGACTTCGTCGATCTGCACCGGGTATCGGCATTGCGCGGATGGAGCGTGACGAAGCTGCTCGACAGCGCGTTGGCGGGCGTGGAATCGGCCAGCCGGGACCTGCCTACCGGGCAACTCAACGCGTTGCTGCGAAGGGCCGTGGAAGAACACGCGACGCCCAGGCGAGGCGGACGCAGGATTCGGCTCAATTACGCACACCAGGGGGGCAAACGGCCGCCGCTGATCGTCATTCACGGGCGACAGACGGAACACCTGCCGGCCAGTTTCCGCCGCTACCTGGCGCGCCGGGTTCGTACGAAATTCGGTCTGCGGGGCACACCGGTGCGCATCGAACTGCGTACGGGCTCCAATCCCTACGCGGATTCTTCAGTCTGA
- the xseA gene encoding exodeoxyribonuclease VII large subunit, with amino-acid sequence MRGEVVNLGAGERTKDAPLLQVGQLVQLIAARLRDEFAAVRVEGEIADFSHYRGRHMYFKLKDEDALIQCAMFATANRRLMFKPADGQRVIATGQVQAYTPRSSYQLIVSDMRETGVGKLLQQFEALKRQLREEGLFDEERKRAIPLLPNRIGLVSSRESAAARDVVTVLRNRFPALPVVLYHTQVQGVGAAEQVVAALRAAAEQKACDLVILARGGGDLEDLATFNDEHLARFIAAFPIALISGVGHETDYTIADFVADRRAATPSQAAEIATPDAADWLRRVERGRSSIEQATASLLSGRGGSLNQLSGRLTRAGPPARLMQCGQRLDELHDRLRSAAVRLPRPAAQTLATLRTRLLAGSPLTVAGRHRTRLEWLVPRLGSAAQNLLAVSSRRVDVARSALRGLGPQNTLNRGYAIVTGPEGQVLTDASQADPGSDIQARLARGILHARVRKKKDSD; translated from the coding sequence ATGCGTGGCGAAGTGGTAAATCTCGGCGCAGGCGAGCGGACCAAAGACGCGCCATTGCTGCAAGTCGGGCAATTGGTCCAGCTCATTGCGGCCCGCCTCAGGGACGAGTTTGCGGCAGTAAGGGTGGAAGGCGAAATCGCCGATTTCAGCCACTACCGCGGGCGCCACATGTACTTCAAGCTGAAGGACGAAGACGCGCTCATCCAATGCGCGATGTTCGCTACCGCCAACCGGCGGCTCATGTTCAAACCGGCCGATGGCCAGCGCGTCATCGCCACCGGCCAGGTCCAGGCCTATACGCCGCGCAGCAGCTATCAGCTGATCGTCTCGGACATGCGCGAGACCGGCGTCGGCAAGCTGCTGCAACAATTCGAGGCGCTCAAGCGCCAGCTCAGGGAAGAGGGACTGTTCGACGAGGAGCGCAAGCGGGCGATCCCCCTGCTGCCGAACCGTATCGGGCTGGTCAGTTCGCGGGAGAGCGCGGCGGCGCGCGATGTCGTTACGGTACTGCGCAACCGCTTTCCGGCATTGCCCGTGGTGCTGTACCACACACAGGTGCAGGGCGTGGGGGCTGCCGAACAGGTTGTCGCGGCGTTGCGCGCCGCGGCGGAGCAAAAGGCCTGCGACCTGGTGATACTGGCGCGCGGGGGCGGCGATCTCGAAGACCTGGCCACGTTCAACGACGAACACCTGGCGCGATTCATCGCAGCCTTTCCGATTGCGCTGATCAGTGGTGTCGGGCACGAAACGGATTACACGATCGCGGACTTCGTTGCCGACCGCCGGGCGGCCACCCCGTCGCAGGCGGCCGAAATCGCCACGCCGGACGCGGCCGACTGGCTGCGGCGGGTCGAGCGAGGCCGGAGCAGCATCGAGCAGGCGACGGCATCCCTGCTGTCGGGCCGGGGCGGGTCGCTGAATCAACTGTCGGGCAGGCTGACCCGCGCCGGACCGCCCGCGCGGCTGATGCAATGCGGACAGCGTCTCGACGAACTGCACGACCGATTGCGCAGCGCGGCCGTGCGGCTGCCGCGGCCCGCCGCGCAGACGTTGGCGACGCTGCGGACCCGCCTTCTGGCCGGTTCGCCCCTGACCGTGGCCGGCCGCCATCGAACCCGGCTTGAGTGGCTGGTCCCGCGTCTCGGTTCAGCCGCGCAAAACCTGCTTGCCGTCTCCAGCCGCCGGGTGGACGTGGCCCGCTCGGCGCTGCGCGGGCTGGGCCCGCAGAACACGCTGAATCGGGGCTACGCCATCGTGACCGGTCCCGAAGGCCAGGTGCTCACCGATGCCTCTCAGGCGGATCCGGGGAGCGACATCCAGGCGCGGCTCGCGCGCGGAATCCTGCATGCCAGAGTGCGAAAGAAGAAAGACTCAGACTGA
- a CDS encoding tetratricopeptide repeat protein, which produces MRAGGSRHGLLGAMAAALLTAGCQAGLNAGPDAAALNLELGAAYLAQGRLELARDKLLRATRQDSRSSEAHRLVGMAYERLEDLERAERHYRRAVRLAPRDVEALNSLGVFQCRAGKPQEGLKLLERAAREAVGIRRASVYANCGVCELPLDRNGAAEWFRRALAVDPQNVEAQLLLKRLVAQN; this is translated from the coding sequence ATGAGGGCAGGGGGCTCCCGCCACGGGCTGCTGGGGGCAATGGCCGCGGCCTTGCTGACGGCCGGATGCCAGGCGGGCCTGAATGCCGGTCCGGACGCGGCGGCCTTGAACCTGGAACTGGGTGCGGCGTACCTGGCCCAGGGTCGCCTGGAACTGGCTCGCGACAAGCTGCTTCGGGCCACGCGGCAGGATTCCCGTTCGTCGGAGGCCCACCGCTTGGTGGGCATGGCCTACGAGCGCCTGGAAGACCTGGAACGGGCCGAGCGGCATTACCGGCGGGCGGTCCGGCTGGCGCCGCGCGACGTCGAGGCGCTCAACAGCCTGGGCGTTTTCCAGTGCAGGGCCGGAAAGCCGCAAGAAGGCCTCAAGCTGCTTGAACGGGCAGCCCGGGAAGCCGTCGGAATTCGCCGGGCGTCCGTCTACGCCAATTGTGGCGTGTGCGAACTGCCGCTGGACAGGAACGGCGCGGCGGAGTGGTTTCGACGCGCGCTTGCGGTCGATCCCCAAAATGTCGAGGCACAATTGCTGCTGAAGCGACTAGTAGCGCAGAATTGA
- the rlmN gene encoding 23S rRNA (adenine(2503)-C(2))-methyltransferase RlmN, which translates to MTREAGAVSLLGLPRGELEEWFVSRGEAAFRARQLMRWLYHRGELEPRRMTDMTLSLRESLGRTAGLVLPDVLRHERSADGTRKWLLDAGGGQVIETVFIPERTRGSLCVSSQVGCAVNCPFCATGQMGFNRNLSAAEIVAQVLVARREIGAGERDITNIVFMGMGEPLANFREVVRAASVFVDHLGLGLSRRRVTLSTSGITPRIRKLAQLSRVALALSLHAPDDELRNFLVPLNKRYPLGPLLDACWNYARETESREITFEYVMLDGVNDQPHQARALAKLLRDRPAKLNLIPYNRVEGAPFKCSPRDVIDRFRQVLLDAGIMTITRKTRGDDIDAACGQLRGTVLNGRSVPDGMSARA; encoded by the coding sequence GTGACCAGGGAAGCGGGCGCCGTTTCACTGCTGGGTTTGCCGCGAGGCGAACTGGAAGAGTGGTTCGTGTCGCGGGGCGAGGCGGCGTTCCGCGCCCGCCAGCTCATGCGGTGGCTCTACCACCGCGGCGAACTGGAGCCGCGCAGGATGACGGACATGACGCTGTCGCTGCGCGAATCGCTGGGGCGGACCGCCGGCCTCGTCCTTCCGGACGTGCTGCGGCATGAGCGCTCGGCTGACGGCACGCGCAAATGGCTGCTGGACGCGGGTGGCGGGCAGGTCATTGAGACGGTCTTCATTCCCGAGCGCACCCGCGGCTCGCTCTGCGTGTCCTCGCAGGTCGGCTGCGCGGTCAACTGCCCGTTCTGCGCAACCGGCCAGATGGGATTCAATCGGAACCTGAGCGCCGCCGAAATCGTTGCCCAGGTCCTGGTCGCGCGCCGGGAAATCGGTGCCGGTGAAAGGGACATCACCAATATCGTGTTCATGGGGATGGGGGAGCCGCTGGCGAATTTCCGCGAAGTGGTCCGCGCCGCGTCGGTGTTCGTCGACCACCTGGGCCTGGGACTCTCGCGACGGCGGGTGACCTTGAGCACCAGCGGCATAACGCCGCGTATCCGCAAGCTTGCACAGCTGTCCCGCGTTGCCCTGGCCCTGTCGCTGCATGCGCCGGACGATGAACTGCGCAACTTCCTGGTTCCGCTCAACAAGCGCTATCCCCTGGGGCCATTGCTCGATGCCTGCTGGAACTATGCCCGGGAGACGGAGAGCCGTGAAATCACGTTCGAGTACGTGATGCTGGACGGCGTCAATGACCAGCCCCACCAGGCCAGGGCCTTGGCGAAACTGCTTCGGGACCGGCCGGCCAAACTGAATCTCATCCCCTATAACCGGGTGGAAGGCGCCCCGTTCAAGTGCTCGCCGCGCGACGTGATCGACCGCTTCCGCCAGGTTTTACTCGACGCCGGCATCATGACCATCACGCGCAAGACCCGCGGCGACGACATCGACGCGGCCTGCGGCCAGTTGCGGGGAACGGTGCTGAACGGCAGGAGCGTTCCGGACGGAATGAGCGCGCGGGCATGA